In Nitrospira defluvii, the genomic stretch CTTATAAGATCGGACGTCAACATCGAAATTCACATTTACCATCCTACTTTCCATAGACCGCATCACTTCACCAAGGATCCGTTCCCGATCCAAAGGCTTTTCTTTTTCAGCTTCTAGACTCTTCTTTTGAGAATTGACCACATACCATTTATTTGGGCGGATGCCCGTGTGGTAATAGACCAAGTCTTGGCGCCAGTTCTTAAATTGTTGTAGCTTCTCAAATGACGCCCAGTTCTTGCTCCAACCGTGATCTTGATCAATGTAGAAAGGAAGAAACATAAATGCCGGTGGCGGGACCTTACTGTCGCCACTTTGCTCGGTGAGCATCAACTTGAAGTCGAATAACTCAGCAATATGTGGACCCAATTCGTTTGAGATGCTTTGGAATGATCCCAATAATTCGTCGGTATGAGAGAACAAGCTAAAATGAGAGCCATAACGATAGAGAGAGTATCGAGTCTCGTTAGTGCGGAAGCGGATAACCGAACTAATATCTGCCTGTTTCCATAATGGGTGGACCGTGGCTGGGTTGGCTCCAAATGCCCAAAATATGCTCTTAATTACTGAGGACTTGCCCGTGTCATTCTGCCCCTTTATCAACGTCACGTTTGGGTGGAATTTGACTTTCCTCGCTCGCCTTTCCCTGTGTGACAGAAGGATGATCTCGTCCAATCCGAAGCCGTGCATTATGTTTTTTCCTCATATTCCTGATGAGCCGACGAAATGAGCTCATAAGCCTCCAAGATTGTCATGGCCTTAATATAGTCTGCATTGTATGGTGCTTCTAAATAAGATGGTCCTATCTGTGCAATCACTTTAGAAATAAGGGTCTTTAACTTCATATGTGGCTTCTCATGGGTGAGACGCTTAACGGTGCATACAATCTTCTGCCGCAACCTCAGGAGAACCTCATTCGTGGGATCCATTCGCTGCACAATATAGGTTTGCCATTCCCTACCTATCGCTCGTATAGCTAAAGGTGAGAGGCTCTCCGCTACCAAAGCCTGGCAAGCTTCTGCCCACAGATGTACCGGATTAGCTCCGGCGCTTGATTTCTCAAGCATTTCAGCAATGGTGGATCGTGCGATGGATTTTTTTTTCTTTAGGGCCTGCCAATCTGTGAATGAGCCTTCACTATCCGTCTTCTTTTTTACTTCATCAAAGAGAACCCGGTAGACGGCCGTCACGGCTCCTTGTCGGCCAGGAAACAACTCTTCGAGGAACTCAGCGACCTTCCCCTTTGTGTGTGCGCTATGGTCTTGCACGCTGAGAGGAGTAACCTTAAGAAATAATGGAGGGGGTGCGGGAAACTCGCATGTCACACCCTTCTCTGTTCCCAATGCAGTATTTATCTTAGTTAATTCGGCTTCAGAAAGTTCACCACACCCGATGGAAGTGCAACTTAGGCTCCCTTTGCCATTTTTTAACTCGACGTCAAACTGCGCATTAGAGATAAAATGTAGCCCTGATGTGTTCCCAGGAGCCATTAGATAATTCGAATATAGTCTCCCCAGGATGGATGTCCCGGTTCCTTTTGACGGCCTGCTTATGAGCTGCTTTGTGTTCCAGTTCTTTCCTGTACTAGTTTTTATTTGACAGAATTCTGCGAACTGGGGATCTGTTTCTTTATCAAGGATTACAACATCTTCATGATAGTCGCATAGGATTGAATAGTCCTCTTTACTGCGGTGAAGCTCCAATATTTCGCAGACAACCCAATCCTTCTGAAAGTCGAACCGGTTGGCAGCGGAAGAACCGCTCGTTTCGCGCGGAGGACGACTAGAAAGGATATGCTTGAGTGACATAACAGTTTAAGTGGATCCTAGACAAAAACGGCGCTGGCCATGGGCGCAAATAGAAATACGACGCTATAGCTTTTTCTTACCAGCATCTCAGTCAGCGTCAACCTTGTCTGACAAGCCTAATTCGCGAAGAGCGACTTTGGTCTCTTCCACCTTCTGAGTTGGTATGCCGGTGGCTGAGTTGACCTCGACTTTCAGTGTCAGCTTTAAATCCATTCCTGCAGCAAACTTTGAAAGCACCTTGGTGTAAAAGTTCATCCATTTTTGTGAAGGGATCTCCCCGCTCCAGGTGATGTTCGATAAAGTTGCGCCAGTTGAATCTGGGCCGGCTGGTGTTGATCCAGTGATTGACGACAGCCCCGTACTAGGCGCACCAGGAGCGGGTGAAGTTGGAGTGGGAGATGACGGTGCGGTTTTTCCCGCCTTGTACGCTTCTGCCAATTCCTGTTGGATGACATACATATCGTCGGATATCTCAATATCTTGTGAACCAAGTGATGCTTGCCAATGGAATGGGAAGTACGATCCGTCGGTCTTCTTTCCCACATACGCAAGCATGCCATTTTCGACCCCTCGAACGATTGTGTCTTTAATCACCTCGCCATTTAAAAGCCTGGGGAACTGCGGGGAAGCAAAGAAAGCATCGCGAATTGATTTGGTACTCCATTCCTTGAACGCTGGCGACCAATTTCTTGTTAAGAAGTTGGGGCTGACCCCGTCCGCAATGTCTCCATCCTGTCGAAGCCGTTTAAGGATGAGCGTCACGAGTGTATCTGCCGCACTGGAGTGGACCAATCCAAAGTCTACGGTCTTCCAATCATTATCTTTCCCCAGGAGCATCACATTCTTGTAGGTGCGCCAAACAGTTTCCTTGATATCGCGCTGAGCTTTCTTGAGGTTCTCAGATAGCTGCCTGGATTGGCCCTCATCGAGGCGAAGCTCGCTTTGTTCATCCTCCAAATCTTCCCACGCCAGGACTTTCCGAGCATCATCGCGCAGCGCATTTGGGCCTTCCGGGACCGCCCAGAGTAGGGCACTCTTAAATGTCCGAGATGACGTTCCGTGCTCACGTGTGGCAGTGTCTATGAATGTGCGAGTCCCTTGATCCGAGATGGCACGATCGGGTGGAAGAACAACTAATGCTAGGACAGCACGATCAGTGATGAGGCTACTCTTGTCTGGAAAGAAGATCCTATCTACCCCGTTTCCCTCGCGAAAGATCTTCTGCACTTCAGCACGAATGCGATCCTCAACTCTGGACGGTTGGATGCTGGCACGACGGTCAGAGAGGAGCTTGTTCAGGTTCGGTGAGAGACTGAATCGGTACCTATTCTTTTCTGCTGAAAGGAAGTAACAGGTATCCGTTAGGGTTTCGAGCGCGGTTTCGATATTGCCAATGTCGAGGTCGGGTTCTGCCACCGCTAGACGAATTTCTGGCAACGTTGCCTCGGTTTTTGTCTGTCCCCCATTGGACTCGAAAAAAACCACGGTGGAGACCTTTTGGTGCAAACGAGCCTTGCGAATCGTATCAACCGCCTCCTTGTCGAGTCGAAGAGAGTGGGAGCCCTTAGCTCCACAGATATCCGTCGTTACCGCCCCTTCAAGTTGCGCTCCCCCCAGTTGTTCAAAGACCGCTGACCGGAACATCGGGTCATCCAATGGCGCAGTGCCCATTCCAATCAGCGGGTCTTTGTGTGCACCCTTGAATCCAGCCTGATACGCATGAGAAACCCAGAGAGCCAACAGACGAAGAATGCCTCGCGTTTGTTGAAAGCGCGGGAGGGCTTGCCACTTGCGCTCAAAGACCGACAGCAATGTGGGGTGAAACGGGTAGGTGTCCGCAAATATCTCCTTTGCTTTATCGACAGGAAACCATTGAGGCACTTGATTGCGATGAGCCAGAACCCATTCAGCATATTCTCCGGCTGTTTTACGGCCCTCGTCTGGGATCCCACCCCATTCGAAGAGCCGGCGCCGAATAATCTCAGACGTTTCCGATTCAGCCGACATGATCATCGCCTTCCCGAGCCGGTCCAAGAGTTTTTGAAACCGGTCGAAATCGGCCTCATCATCGGGCGTCATTTCGTCTAGAAGTGAAGGAAGAGATACAGCAAGCACGACTCGATCCTGAGCTCTGGCTTCTTCTGACAGGTTTTGAACAAAAGCATAGAGCTGTGCGGTCAGGCCGCTCTTCCGATTACGACCCATGAAGTTGAGCAACTCATCGAGCAGGATAAGAGCTGGCCGATCCTTGGGAAGAAACTGCCGAATGACTTCAGCTGATGGTGCAGTTCGTTGTTCGTCATGCTTCGCAACAACTGCAAATCCGTCGGTTCCGGCCAGCTGAAACGCAATCTCGCCCCAAGGCGTGTGCCTGACGGGTTCTCCATTCTTGGCCCCACGCCCTGTAATCGCATCGAATTCAGTCCCGACAAAAACAGCTACAGCCGCTTCGGGCGCAGTTTTAACTCCCGCTGCCTCAAGAATGCTGGGCACACTTTTCCAAGAAGAGGCTGCGCGTCCTCCCCTGGCTAGATGGTAGAGCAGTGTGAGCGCATGTGTTTTTCCACCTCCAAATTGTGTTGTGAGGTTATAGACAGGAGATGTCTCAACTTTAATGCCGGAAAGACGACGAACTACTCCTGCTGCGAGGGTGCCGAGATTCTTGGCAAGA encodes the following:
- a CDS encoding DUF4297 domain-containing protein; translation: MSLKHILSSRPPRETSGSSAANRFDFQKDWVVCEILELHRSKEDYSILCDYHEDVVILDKETDPQFAEFCQIKTSTGKNWNTKQLISRPSKGTGTSILGRLYSNYLMAPGNTSGLHFISNAQFDVELKNGKGSLSCTSIGCGELSEAELTKINTALGTEKGVTCEFPAPPPLFLKVTPLSVQDHSAHTKGKVAEFLEELFPGRQGAVTAVYRVLFDEVKKKTDSEGSFTDWQALKKKKSIARSTIAEMLEKSSAGANPVHLWAEACQALVAESLSPLAIRAIGREWQTYIVQRMDPTNEVLLRLRQKIVCTVKRLTHEKPHMKLKTLISKVIAQIGPSYLEAPYNADYIKAMTILEAYELISSAHQEYEEKT
- a CDS encoding ATP-binding protein codes for the protein MYLKPWYKVVTPREDLREGRPLDASEFAVHLDHVREGRAPGDYQDPVRFFERTFLAKNLGTLAAGVVRRLSGIKVETSPVYNLTTQFGGGKTHALTLLYHLARGGRAASSWKSVPSILEAAGVKTAPEAAVAVFVGTEFDAITGRGAKNGEPVRHTPWGEIAFQLAGTDGFAVVAKHDEQRTAPSAEVIRQFLPKDRPALILLDELLNFMGRNRKSGLTAQLYAFVQNLSEEARAQDRVVLAVSLPSLLDEMTPDDEADFDRFQKLLDRLGKAMIMSAESETSEIIRRRLFEWGGIPDEGRKTAGEYAEWVLAHRNQVPQWFPVDKAKEIFADTYPFHPTLLSVFERKWQALPRFQQTRGILRLLALWVSHAYQAGFKGAHKDPLIGMGTAPLDDPMFRSAVFEQLGGAQLEGAVTTDICGAKGSHSLRLDKEAVDTIRKARLHQKVSTVVFFESNGGQTKTEATLPEIRLAVAEPDLDIGNIETALETLTDTCYFLSAEKNRYRFSLSPNLNKLLSDRRASIQPSRVEDRIRAEVQKIFREGNGVDRIFFPDKSSLITDRAVLALVVLPPDRAISDQGTRTFIDTATREHGTSSRTFKSALLWAVPEGPNALRDDARKVLAWEDLEDEQSELRLDEGQSRQLSENLKKAQRDIKETVWRTYKNVMLLGKDNDWKTVDFGLVHSSAADTLVTLILKRLRQDGDIADGVSPNFLTRNWSPAFKEWSTKSIRDAFFASPQFPRLLNGEVIKDTIVRGVENGMLAYVGKKTDGSYFPFHWQASLGSQDIEISDDMYVIQQELAEAYKAGKTAPSSPTPTSPAPGAPSTGLSSITGSTPAGPDSTGATLSNITWSGEIPSQKWMNFYTKVLSKFAAGMDLKLTLKVEVNSATGIPTQKVEETKVALRELGLSDKVDAD